In Nitrospira sp., a single genomic region encodes these proteins:
- the nuoF gene encoding NADH-quinone oxidoreductase subunit NuoF, which translates to MGEQPLTRNIRPNAEPLWLAEYEKAGGYESVRKALRTMAPQEVQKLVTDSGLRGRGGAGFPTGRKWSFVPMGPDAPRPKYLVVNADEMEPGTFKDRLLLEGDPHQMIEGMIVSAYAIQANVGYIFLRWEYRLAAERLRKAIAEARSHVYLGRHILGSDFCFELYLHTSAGRYICGEETALLNALEGKRAIPRSKPPFPQVVGLWGKPTIVQNVETLCNIPHIIVHGAEWYRGLARGKDGGTKIYGVSGKVKRPGAWELPMGTPIREILEEHAGGMRDGFAFRGLLPGGASTALLVDEHLDLPMDFESIPRGGSRMGTGTMIVLDDRACPVGFAQNLEHFFAQESCGWCTPCWEGLSWTERILQNLEDGQGRMEDIDLLAAHTKLIGPGRTFCALAPGAMDPLQSILKYCRADFERHIHEKRCPRVAGAPA; encoded by the coding sequence ATGGGAGAACAGCCGCTGACCCGCAACATCAGGCCGAACGCCGAGCCGCTGTGGCTGGCCGAGTACGAGAAGGCCGGGGGGTATGAGTCCGTGCGCAAGGCGTTGCGCACGATGGCTCCCCAAGAGGTGCAGAAGCTCGTCACCGACTCCGGCCTGCGCGGGCGCGGCGGCGCCGGGTTTCCGACCGGCAGGAAGTGGAGCTTCGTGCCGATGGGGCCGGACGCGCCTCGTCCCAAATATCTGGTGGTCAACGCCGATGAAATGGAACCGGGCACATTCAAGGATCGGCTTCTGCTGGAAGGGGACCCCCACCAGATGATCGAGGGCATGATCGTAAGCGCCTATGCGATCCAGGCGAACGTCGGCTACATCTTTCTGCGGTGGGAATACCGTCTGGCGGCCGAGCGTTTACGCAAAGCCATCGCCGAGGCTCGTTCCCACGTCTATTTGGGACGGCACATCCTCGGATCTGATTTCTGCTTCGAGCTGTACCTCCACACGAGCGCGGGACGGTACATTTGCGGTGAAGAAACCGCCCTGCTCAATGCGCTGGAAGGGAAGCGCGCAATCCCCCGCTCCAAGCCGCCTTTTCCTCAAGTCGTCGGGCTCTGGGGCAAACCCACGATCGTCCAGAACGTCGAGACCCTCTGCAACATCCCGCACATTATCGTTCACGGCGCCGAGTGGTATCGCGGCCTGGCCCGTGGAAAAGACGGCGGGACCAAAATCTACGGCGTGAGCGGCAAGGTGAAACGGCCCGGAGCCTGGGAGCTTCCCATGGGCACGCCGATCCGTGAAATTTTGGAGGAGCATGCGGGAGGCATGCGGGACGGCTTCGCCTTCCGCGGCCTGTTGCCGGGGGGCGCCTCGACGGCGTTGCTCGTGGACGAGCACCTGGATCTGCCGATGGACTTCGAATCGATCCCGCGAGGAGGCAGCCGCATGGGTACCGGGACGATGATCGTACTGGACGATCGGGCCTGCCCGGTCGGTTTCGCGCAAAACCTGGAACACTTCTTCGCGCAGGAATCCTGCGGGTGGTGCACGCCATGCTGGGAAGGATTGTCCTGGACGGAGCGAATCCTCCAGAACCTGGAGGACGGACAGGGGCGGATGGAGGACATTGATCTCCTCGCAGCGCACACGAAGCTGATCGGTCCCGGGCGAACCTTTTGCGCCTTGGCGCCTGGAGCGATGGACCCGCTGCAGAGCATCTTGAAATATTGTCGAGCCGATTTCGAGCGGCACATCCACGAGAAACGCTGCCCGCGCGTGGCGGGCGCGCCGGCGTAG
- the nuoE gene encoding NADH-quinone oxidoreductase subunit NuoE, with protein MLTDIERREIEEELSHYPDRQAGCVEALKVVQRHRGWVSDESLKTVAALLGMTPDELDGVATFYNLIFRKPVGRHVIFLCDSISCWVCGCDALRKGLQTRLGISMGETTGDRRFTLLPIVCLGTCDRAPAMMIDDDLHGDLTAASIDRILERYP; from the coding sequence CTCGCACTATCCGGATAGACAGGCAGGCTGTGTCGAGGCGTTGAAGGTCGTCCAGCGACATCGAGGCTGGGTCTCCGACGAGAGTCTCAAGACTGTCGCTGCCCTGCTCGGCATGACGCCCGATGAGCTGGACGGCGTCGCGACGTTTTATAACTTGATCTTTCGGAAGCCCGTCGGGCGGCATGTGATCTTTCTGTGCGACAGCATCAGCTGCTGGGTCTGCGGGTGCGACGCCCTGCGCAAGGGTCTCCAAACCCGGTTGGGGATCTCGATGGGCGAGACGACGGGCGACCGTCGATTCACGCTGCTCCCGATCGTCTGCCTCGGAACCTGCGACCGAGCCCCCGCGATGATGATCGACGACGATCTCCACGGAGACCTGACCGCCGCGAGCATCGATCGCATTCTTGAACGGTATCCATAA
- the nuoJ gene encoding NADH-quinone oxidoreductase subunit J gives MTGAWYLAGVVAVVATALVITSLNAVHALLYLIVSFLAVAVVFFILGAPFIAMLEMIIYAGAIMVLFVFVVMMLNLGRRAIEQEAGWLTPGVWIGPSILSAILVGEWLYLFGAGALNQAGGIAVQNPKQVGVVLLGPYLIGVELASMLLLPGLVGAYHLGRRLKCEKS, from the coding sequence ATGACGGGCGCATGGTACCTGGCGGGGGTGGTGGCGGTGGTGGCGACCGCCTTGGTCATCACCAGCCTGAACGCGGTGCATGCGTTGCTCTACTTGATCGTCTCCTTCCTGGCCGTGGCCGTGGTCTTCTTCATCCTCGGCGCGCCGTTCATCGCCATGTTGGAAATGATTATTTACGCCGGCGCCATTATGGTTCTCTTCGTCTTCGTGGTCATGATGCTGAACCTCGGACGCAGGGCGATCGAGCAGGAAGCGGGGTGGCTCACGCCGGGGGTATGGATCGGGCCTTCAATTCTGTCGGCGATCCTGGTCGGCGAATGGCTCTATCTGTTCGGCGCCGGTGCCCTGAACCAGGCCGGCGGCATCGCGGTTCAGAATCCCAAACAGGTGGGCGTCGTGCTTCTCGGCCCCTATTTGATCGGGGTGGAGTTGGCCTCCATGCTCCTTCTGCCGGGCCTCGTCGGCGCCTATCATCTGGGTCGACGCTTGAAGTGCGAGAAATCTTGA
- the nuoL gene encoding NADH-quinone oxidoreductase subunit L, translating into MLDLLWLIPALPLIGFLVLAVAGGWLSRRMIASVGVGSVGLSMALTGFVGVAFIGSSPSVRAYSQTLWTWLDVPGFAPAIGFYLDPLSLVMTAVITVVGFLIHVYSAEFMIDHGTQPVSAGLGRAGEADSGYRRFFAYMNLFVAAMLTLVLADNLLFLYLGWEGVGLCSYLLIGFWYREPANGAAAQKAFIVTRLGDVALAIGLFLLFTHLGTLNIQDLMVRAAGEWPVGSGLAVAAAALLLGGAVGKSAQLPLQTWLPDAMAGPTPVSALIHAATMVTAGVYLIARTHVLYSLAPSIQALVAAIGALTLLLAASSALVQRDLKRALAYSTISQIGYMFLALGVGAWAAALFHFTTHAFFKALLFLAAGAVIQSLHEEHDIFRMGGLRKTLPVPFWTFLIGAASLAGFPLVTAGFYSKDWILWEAWASPIGGPWLWGAGIIGALLTALYSFRLVFRVFFGEAKSAVGPRPGWVMTLPLVALAGGSLLVGFMQMPNTLGNVSLFGEFVGTALPAVEGTASVTTELTFQVLTMLVALFGIAAAYLLFLRRTGLVDALAETLWGGTVSCVWFAGWGFDRLYDLLFVRPFLWVTGANKDDLIDRGYEGLALLNRECYGALHRTQTGQVRWYAAVLAVGSVVIVALVVVS; encoded by the coding sequence ATGCTTGATCTTCTCTGGTTGATCCCGGCGCTTCCTCTTATCGGCTTCCTCGTCTTGGCCGTGGCCGGCGGATGGCTCTCACGCAGAATGATCGCGTCGGTCGGAGTCGGGTCGGTGGGCCTCTCGATGGCCCTGACCGGATTCGTCGGGGTCGCATTCATCGGTTCGAGCCCCTCAGTGCGGGCGTACAGCCAAACCCTGTGGACTTGGTTGGACGTGCCCGGCTTCGCGCCGGCCATCGGCTTCTATCTGGACCCGCTGTCGCTCGTGATGACGGCGGTCATCACTGTGGTCGGGTTTCTCATTCACGTCTATTCGGCCGAGTTCATGATCGACCACGGGACGCAGCCGGTCTCGGCCGGCTTGGGGCGGGCGGGTGAAGCCGACAGTGGGTACCGCCGCTTCTTCGCCTACATGAACCTGTTTGTCGCAGCCATGCTGACGCTGGTGCTCGCGGACAATTTGTTGTTCTTGTATCTCGGGTGGGAAGGGGTCGGACTCTGCAGCTACCTATTGATTGGATTCTGGTATCGCGAGCCGGCCAACGGAGCGGCGGCGCAAAAGGCCTTCATCGTGACGCGACTCGGCGACGTGGCGCTCGCGATCGGACTCTTCCTGCTGTTCACGCATCTGGGCACGCTGAACATTCAAGACCTCATGGTCCGCGCGGCCGGAGAATGGCCGGTCGGGTCCGGGCTCGCCGTCGCCGCCGCGGCCTTGCTCCTTGGCGGCGCGGTCGGCAAGTCGGCGCAGCTTCCGTTACAGACCTGGCTCCCGGACGCCATGGCCGGTCCGACTCCGGTGAGCGCGCTCATCCATGCGGCCACGATGGTGACGGCGGGCGTGTATCTGATCGCGCGCACCCATGTCTTGTACAGCCTCGCGCCCTCCATACAGGCTCTCGTCGCCGCCATCGGGGCGCTCACGCTGCTCCTGGCCGCCTCCAGTGCGCTGGTGCAACGCGACCTCAAACGCGCGCTGGCCTACTCGACGATCAGCCAGATCGGCTACATGTTCCTCGCGCTGGGAGTGGGAGCCTGGGCGGCGGCGCTCTTTCACTTCACCACGCACGCGTTCTTCAAGGCCCTGTTGTTCCTGGCCGCCGGCGCCGTGATCCAGAGCCTTCACGAGGAGCACGACATCTTCAGAATGGGCGGCTTGCGAAAGACGCTTCCCGTGCCCTTCTGGACCTTCCTCATCGGGGCGGCCTCGCTGGCCGGGTTTCCGCTGGTGACCGCCGGCTTTTACAGCAAGGACTGGATTCTGTGGGAAGCCTGGGCTTCGCCGATCGGCGGTCCTTGGCTCTGGGGCGCCGGAATAATCGGCGCCTTGCTGACGGCGTTGTACAGCTTTCGCCTCGTGTTCCGGGTCTTCTTCGGGGAGGCGAAATCGGCGGTCGGGCCGAGGCCCGGCTGGGTGATGACGCTCCCGCTGGTTGCGCTCGCGGGAGGTTCTCTGCTTGTGGGATTCATGCAGATGCCCAACACGCTCGGCAATGTTTCTCTGTTCGGCGAATTCGTCGGGACGGCCCTGCCGGCTGTTGAGGGGACGGCTTCCGTCACCACGGAGCTGACCTTCCAGGTTCTCACCATGCTCGTCGCGCTGTTTGGGATTGCCGCCGCATACCTGCTGTTCCTGCGTCGTACCGGCCTGGTCGATGCGCTGGCCGAGACGCTGTGGGGAGGTACCGTCTCGTGTGTGTGGTTTGCCGGGTGGGGCTTCGATCGGCTGTATGACCTATTGTTCGTGCGTCCGTTCTTGTGGGTCACAGGCGCAAACAAGGACGACCTGATCGATCGAGGCTATGAAGGCCTGGCTTTGCTCAATCGGGAGTGTTATGGCGCGTTGCATCGAACGCAAACAGGGCAGGTCCGTTGGTATGCCGCGGTCCTTGCCGTAGGCTCGGTCGTGATCGTTGCCTTGGTGGTGGTCTCATGA
- the nuoH gene encoding NADH-quinone oxidoreductase subunit NuoH encodes MNGVASQFLIIAGVLVTVLTLSALLIWLERRLLGFWQDRFGPNRVGPFGLLQVVADMIKIFMKEDWVPPFADKAVFVIAPAVIIVTILMSFAVVPFTPSIVVADLNVGLLFVLAMSSLSAYSVVLAGWASNNKYSLLGGLRASAQMLSYEVFMGLSLMGVVMLAGSFNLRDIVEAQRDLWFCIPQVLGFVLFLIAGLAETKRVPFDIPEAEAELVAGFHTEYSGMKFGMFFVGEYLGIILISAMITVLFFGGWQGPWLPPAVWFWMKTFLFICLFILLRATLPRLRFDQLMAFGWKAMLPLALVNLVITGGLVVAGRSGL; translated from the coding sequence ATGAACGGAGTCGCGTCTCAGTTCCTGATTATCGCGGGCGTGCTGGTCACGGTGCTGACCCTCAGCGCGCTCTTGATCTGGCTGGAGCGGCGGCTATTGGGATTCTGGCAGGACCGGTTCGGCCCGAACCGCGTCGGCCCGTTCGGCCTGCTGCAGGTCGTGGCGGACATGATCAAGATCTTCATGAAAGAAGACTGGGTGCCGCCGTTCGCCGACAAGGCGGTGTTCGTGATCGCGCCGGCCGTCATCATCGTCACGATCCTCATGTCGTTTGCGGTCGTGCCGTTCACGCCGTCGATCGTCGTGGCCGACCTGAACGTCGGCCTCCTGTTCGTGCTGGCCATGTCGTCGTTGTCCGCCTACAGCGTCGTGCTCGCTGGTTGGGCCTCCAACAACAAGTACTCGCTGCTGGGCGGGCTCCGCGCCTCGGCGCAGATGCTGAGCTATGAGGTCTTCATGGGGCTGTCGCTCATGGGGGTCGTCATGCTGGCGGGGTCCTTCAATCTCAGAGACATCGTGGAGGCCCAGCGAGACCTCTGGTTCTGCATCCCTCAGGTTTTAGGATTTGTCCTCTTCTTGATCGCCGGTCTGGCCGAAACGAAACGCGTTCCGTTCGACATCCCCGAGGCCGAAGCCGAACTGGTCGCAGGCTTTCATACGGAATATTCCGGCATGAAGTTCGGCATGTTCTTCGTGGGGGAATACCTCGGCATCATTCTGATATCGGCCATGATCACGGTGTTGTTCTTTGGAGGTTGGCAGGGTCCTTGGCTGCCGCCCGCGGTGTGGTTCTGGATGAAGACCTTCCTGTTCATCTGTCTGTTTATCCTGCTCCGGGCCACGCTTCCGCGACTGCGGTTCGATCAACTCATGGCGTTCGGATGGAAGGCCATGCTGCCGCTGGCGTTGGTCAACCTGGTGATCACCGGAGGTCTGGTCGTCGCCGGCCGGTCCGGCCTGTAA
- the nuoM gene encoding NADH-quinone oxidoreductase subunit M, giving the protein MILGWLILLLLAAGPAAWLLDRRGSQWPRWIALGALTIDLVLTLILWVERAARVSLSSQDVWLAELSLPWIPRFGITVHLALDGLSVVLVFLTLFLGLTAVVASWTEIRERVGFFHCNLLWVLAGVLGVFLTMDLFLFFIFWEVMLVPMYFLISLWGHEHRVYAAVKFFLFTQAGSLLMLIAILGLTFVHARQTGSLTFDYPQLLGTPMDRTVALWLMLGFFAAFAVKLPAVPFHAWLPDAHTEAPTGGSVILAGLLLKTGAYGLIRFAVPLFPDAAQTFAPIGMTLGVSGILYGALLAFAQTDLKRLVAYSSISHLGFVLLGIYSRNAIALEGAVMQMIAHGITTSALFILAGALQERLGTRDMRRMGGLWATLPRFGAVTLVFAIASLGLPGTGNFIGEFLVLLGSYRVDVPMTALAALGLVAAVVYSLALIQRTFHGLVGESRTVPDLPARYLVTLGAMIAIQVWLGLNPQPVLETAGQALESLRGFGDRTAVLSRR; this is encoded by the coding sequence ATGATCCTCGGATGGCTGATTCTGCTCTTGCTCGCGGCTGGTCCGGCGGCCTGGCTGCTCGATCGGCGTGGATCGCAGTGGCCGCGCTGGATTGCGCTGGGTGCGCTGACGATCGATCTTGTCTTGACGCTCATCCTCTGGGTCGAGCGAGCAGCCAGGGTCTCGCTCTCGAGTCAAGACGTCTGGCTCGCCGAACTGAGCCTGCCCTGGATTCCTCGCTTCGGCATCACGGTTCATCTGGCCCTCGACGGTCTCAGTGTGGTTCTTGTCTTCCTGACCCTCTTTCTCGGCCTCACGGCGGTCGTAGCCTCCTGGACCGAAATCCGAGAGCGCGTCGGATTCTTTCACTGCAACCTGCTATGGGTCCTGGCCGGCGTGCTGGGAGTCTTCCTGACCATGGACCTGTTTCTGTTTTTCATCTTCTGGGAAGTGATGCTGGTGCCCATGTATTTTCTGATTAGTCTCTGGGGGCATGAGCACCGCGTCTATGCGGCCGTCAAATTTTTTCTCTTTACGCAGGCCGGCAGCCTGCTGATGCTGATCGCGATCCTCGGCCTGACGTTCGTCCACGCTCGGCAGACCGGTAGCCTGACGTTCGACTACCCGCAATTGCTGGGGACTCCGATGGACCGGACCGTGGCTCTGTGGTTGATGTTGGGATTCTTCGCCGCCTTCGCGGTGAAACTCCCGGCCGTGCCGTTTCACGCCTGGCTCCCTGACGCCCATACCGAAGCCCCGACCGGCGGGAGCGTGATTCTCGCGGGACTCCTGCTCAAAACCGGCGCCTATGGCCTGATCCGGTTCGCGGTGCCGCTCTTTCCGGATGCCGCGCAGACGTTCGCGCCGATCGGCATGACGTTGGGCGTGAGCGGCATTCTCTACGGAGCGTTGCTGGCCTTCGCTCAGACCGATCTCAAGCGGCTCGTGGCCTATAGCAGCATCAGCCACTTGGGATTCGTGCTCCTCGGCATCTATTCTAGAAATGCGATCGCGCTTGAAGGAGCGGTGATGCAGATGATCGCCCACGGGATCACGACCAGCGCCCTGTTTATCCTGGCGGGCGCGCTGCAGGAGCGGCTGGGCACCCGTGACATGCGCCGTATGGGGGGGCTGTGGGCGACCCTCCCTCGTTTCGGCGCCGTCACACTCGTGTTTGCGATTGCTTCGCTGGGACTTCCCGGCACGGGGAACTTCATCGGCGAGTTTCTGGTGCTGCTCGGGAGCTATCGAGTCGATGTGCCGATGACGGCTCTCGCCGCCCTGGGCCTGGTGGCGGCCGTCGTGTACTCCCTGGCGCTGATCCAACGGACGTTTCACGGCTTGGTCGGTGAAAGCCGGACGGTGCCGGATCTGCCGGCGCGTTATCTGGTCACCTTGGGCGCCATGATCGCCATTCAGGTCTGGCTGGGCCTCAATCCCCAACCGGTGCTGGAGACGGCGGGACAGGCGCTGGAGAGTCTGCGCGGCTTCGGCGACAGGACCGCCGTCCTCTCGAGGAGATAA
- the nuoG gene encoding NADH-quinone oxidoreductase subunit NuoG, with protein sequence MATIIVDDRPYQVDERENLLHACLSLGLNLPYFCWHPALGSVGACRQCAVKQFRDERDREGHLVMACMTPAADATRISIEDPEAKTFRASVIEWMMANHPHDCPVCDEGGECHLQDMTVMTGHAYRRYRFTKRTFRNQNLGPFITHEMNRCIQCYRCVRFYRGYAGGRDFDAFGSRNHVYFGRHEDGTLENEFSGNLVEVCPTGVFDDKTLMRHYTRKWDLQTAPSLCAHCSLGCNTIAGERYGSLRRILNRYHSEINGYFLCDRGRFGYDFVNSERRIRRPRVRQNRRDRTLPMEKDLILRELGALLAEKRSRIIGIGSPRASLESNFALRELVGPERFSHGLSARDAGLASLIGDILRRGPACSASIRDVEQADAVLVLGEDLINTAPRLALAVRQSVRQEPMELVDKLGIPRWHDAAVREATQARLGPVFIAAPYGAWFADIAAETYHGAPDDLATLGFAVAHELDQAAPPAQAPSSRIKSLSESIAAALRRATRPVVISGTGCRSDAVIRAAANVAWALCDGGAAAKLCYALPEANSLGLVLLGGTSLEEVFGAVKDRAADAILILENDLYRRADVAPVDGCLNAAEKVIILDHLEHDTTAKADVWLPAGTFAESDGTLVNNEGRAQRFYQVFPPEGEIQESWRWIRDVAAASGHPAEPDMAAWNRLDDVVSALAQAIPAFQRLTEAAPPEDLRLVGQKVPRQTHRFTGRTAMHAPLTMHEPKPADDPDSPLAFSMEGYLEQPPSPLINRYWAPGWNSVQALNKFQSEVGGSLRQEMPGLRLIEPSGAKVATYFGDAPKPFEARDHGWLILPRYQIFGSEELSARASAVEERIPEAALMLNPDDAARLQVKSGERVEFALGGQSYRVPVKLGSDVPRGTAGLAIVPGFTDAALPIWSPIMRVVEP encoded by the coding sequence ATGGCCACCATCATCGTCGATGATCGCCCCTACCAGGTGGACGAGCGCGAGAATCTCCTGCACGCCTGCCTCTCGCTCGGCCTGAATCTGCCGTACTTCTGTTGGCATCCGGCGTTGGGCTCGGTCGGCGCCTGCCGCCAGTGCGCGGTGAAGCAGTTCAGGGACGAGCGCGACCGCGAAGGGCACCTGGTCATGGCCTGCATGACGCCCGCCGCCGATGCCACGCGCATCTCGATCGAGGATCCCGAAGCGAAGACGTTTCGCGCGAGCGTCATCGAATGGATGATGGCGAACCATCCTCACGATTGTCCGGTTTGCGACGAAGGCGGCGAGTGCCACCTCCAGGATATGACCGTGATGACCGGCCATGCCTACCGCCGGTATCGGTTCACCAAGCGCACCTTCCGCAATCAGAACTTGGGGCCGTTCATCACCCATGAAATGAATCGCTGCATTCAATGTTATCGCTGCGTGCGTTTTTACCGAGGTTATGCAGGCGGGCGGGATTTCGACGCGTTCGGCTCGCGCAACCATGTCTACTTCGGCCGGCACGAAGACGGCACGTTGGAAAACGAATTCAGCGGCAACCTCGTCGAGGTCTGTCCGACCGGGGTGTTCGACGACAAGACGTTGATGCGGCACTATACCCGCAAGTGGGACCTGCAGACCGCGCCGTCCCTGTGCGCCCACTGCAGCCTAGGGTGCAACACGATCGCCGGCGAGCGTTACGGGAGCCTCCGGCGCATCCTCAACCGGTATCACAGCGAGATCAACGGGTATTTTCTCTGCGATCGGGGACGGTTCGGATACGACTTCGTGAATAGCGAGCGGCGGATCCGCCGTCCGAGGGTCCGTCAGAACCGCCGCGACCGGACGCTCCCGATGGAAAAGGATCTGATCCTTCGCGAGTTGGGAGCGCTGCTGGCCGAGAAGCGCTCCCGCATCATCGGCATCGGTTCTCCACGCGCCTCGCTCGAATCCAATTTTGCGCTTCGCGAGTTGGTCGGACCGGAACGGTTTTCTCATGGACTTTCCGCGCGCGATGCCGGCTTGGCTTCCCTCATCGGAGATATTCTGAGACGGGGGCCGGCCTGTTCGGCCTCGATCCGTGATGTCGAGCAGGCGGACGCGGTGCTGGTCCTGGGCGAGGACCTGATCAACACCGCTCCACGATTGGCCTTGGCGGTGCGGCAGTCGGTCCGCCAGGAACCGATGGAGCTCGTCGACAAGCTGGGCATTCCCCGTTGGCATGACGCCGCCGTGCGGGAGGCGACCCAGGCGCGGCTGGGTCCGGTATTCATTGCCGCTCCATACGGGGCCTGGTTTGCCGACATCGCGGCGGAAACTTATCACGGCGCACCGGATGATCTGGCGACTCTCGGATTCGCGGTCGCACATGAACTGGATCAGGCGGCGCCGCCGGCTCAGGCTCCCTCTTCTCGGATCAAGTCCCTGTCGGAGTCCATCGCCGCCGCTCTGCGACGGGCGACCCGTCCCGTCGTCATCTCGGGGACGGGTTGCCGGAGCGATGCGGTGATCCGCGCAGCCGCGAATGTGGCCTGGGCGCTGTGCGACGGCGGCGCTGCTGCGAAGCTCTGCTATGCCCTTCCGGAGGCGAACAGCCTGGGTCTCGTCCTGCTGGGGGGCACGAGCCTCGAGGAGGTGTTCGGCGCCGTAAAGGATCGAGCGGCAGACGCGATTCTCATCCTGGAGAACGATCTGTACCGCCGAGCCGATGTTGCGCCGGTGGACGGCTGTCTGAATGCCGCCGAGAAGGTCATCATCCTCGATCACCTGGAACACGACACCACGGCCAAAGCCGATGTGTGGCTCCCGGCCGGCACGTTCGCCGAATCGGACGGCACGCTGGTGAACAACGAAGGGCGAGCCCAACGTTTCTACCAGGTCTTTCCTCCCGAGGGGGAGATTCAGGAAAGCTGGCGCTGGATCCGAGATGTGGCGGCCGCGTCCGGTCATCCCGCCGAGCCGGACATGGCGGCCTGGAACCGGCTGGATGACGTCGTATCGGCTCTTGCGCAGGCGATCCCGGCATTTCAGCGTCTCACTGAGGCGGCGCCGCCGGAGGATCTCCGCCTGGTCGGCCAGAAGGTCCCTCGGCAGACGCATCGGTTCACGGGACGAACCGCCATGCACGCTCCTTTGACGATGCATGAACCCAAACCGGCGGATGATCCGGACTCGCCGTTGGCGTTTTCGATGGAAGGCTATCTTGAGCAACCGCCGTCTCCACTGATCAATCGTTACTGGGCTCCCGGCTGGAATTCGGTCCAAGCGTTGAACAAATTCCAGAGTGAAGTCGGGGGTTCCCTGCGACAGGAGATGCCGGGCCTCCGTCTGATCGAACCGTCGGGCGCGAAGGTGGCGACATATTTTGGCGACGCACCGAAGCCCTTCGAGGCTCGCGACCACGGCTGGCTGATCCTGCCCCGGTATCAGATTTTTGGGAGCGAGGAACTGAGCGCGCGCGCCTCAGCCGTCGAAGAACGGATTCCGGAAGCGGCCCTGATGCTGAACCCCGACGATGCGGCGAGACTTCAAGTGAAGTCCGGCGAGCGGGTGGAATTCGCGCTCGGCGGTCAATCGTATCGTGTGCCTGTGAAGCTCGGCTCCGATGTTCCTCGCGGAACCGCGGGGCTCGCAATCGTTCCCGGCTTCACCGATGCGGCCCTCCCGATCTGGAGTCCGATCATGCGGGTTGTGGAGCCATGA
- the nuoK gene encoding NADH-quinone oxidoreductase subunit NuoK: MSLSMPLAHGMALAGLLFALGLIGLLVRRNLIFMLMSVEIMLNAAGLAFIVAGANWGQADGQVMFLFILTLAAAEVSVGLALVLQLYRHVGTLDADAMSRLRG; the protein is encoded by the coding sequence GTGTCTCTGTCGATGCCCCTCGCGCACGGCATGGCGCTCGCCGGGCTGTTGTTCGCGCTCGGACTGATCGGGCTCCTGGTTCGACGGAACCTCATCTTCATGTTGATGTCGGTGGAAATCATGTTGAACGCGGCCGGATTGGCCTTCATCGTGGCGGGGGCCAATTGGGGACAGGCGGACGGGCAGGTCATGTTTCTCTTTATCCTGACCTTGGCGGCGGCGGAGGTGTCGGTCGGTCTGGCGCTGGTGCTGCAACTGTACCGCCACGTCGGCACGCTCGACGCCGATGCGATGTCTCGCCTGCGGGGATGA
- the nuoI gene encoding NADH-quinone oxidoreductase subunit NuoI, translating into MLKLLKGIWLVFLHLFKRPVTVQYPDEKPYLPPRWRGRIILSRDPDGEERCVGCYLCSVACPVACIALQATEDEHGRRYPAWFRINFSRCIFCGYCEEACPTYAIQLTNDFEMSEHDRRNLVYEKEDLLISGTGKYPGYNFYRVSGIQIGGKDKGEAERESAPVDVRSLLP; encoded by the coding sequence ATGCTGAAGCTGCTCAAGGGAATCTGGTTGGTCTTCCTCCATCTGTTCAAGCGGCCGGTCACCGTGCAGTATCCGGACGAGAAACCCTATCTGCCGCCTCGCTGGCGGGGCCGGATCATTTTATCGCGCGATCCGGACGGGGAGGAGCGCTGCGTCGGCTGTTATCTCTGCTCGGTCGCCTGCCCGGTGGCCTGCATCGCGCTCCAGGCGACGGAAGACGAGCACGGCCGTCGCTATCCGGCGTGGTTCCGGATCAATTTTTCACGCTGCATTTTCTGCGGATATTGCGAAGAGGCCTGCCCGACCTATGCGATCCAGCTCACCAACGACTTCGAGATGAGCGAGCACGACCGGCGAAACCTCGTCTACGAGAAGGAGGATCTTCTGATCAGCGGCACGGGCAAATACCCCGGCTATAACTTTTATCGGGTGTCCGGGATTCAGATCGGCGGGAAAGACAAGGGCGAGGCGGAGCGTGAATCCGCGCCCGTCGATGTACGGAGCCTGTTGCCATGA